tttttcgCCATAAGCAAACTTGTTCGATGAATCAAACTATTTTCAGTTATCCTTTTGCTATTTATTGATTGTAATTTGAGTTGTTACACTTAATTTTGTTGGTTTTTTCTATGCAACGATtacagtgttttatttttttcaattagtaatttatttagttcatgATATTAAATTCTTTTCCATGAAggttaaatgtaaaataaaatttttaattgatgaTGACAATTCTAAGATgccaatcaataaaaaaatagtataattttttttttataagtataccTATTTgggtattaataaaaaaatccagGGTGTTGAAGATGTAATATTATGACTGTTTACTTTCTCCCGTGGGATAAGATGATTCAACGTCTCGCAATACGTGTCCCGCCAATCATTCATTACGTAACAAAAAATAGCTAAGAGTCAGCACCTTTAGTTTATGTTTGATGACTGACAAACATTATTCATTATACCCACGTCAATTGTGTCAACAGCTAGTGGAGATCTTGCATCAGGAGTACGGTGTTCCCCATGACGTGGCATCGGAGAGCGCGGCCATGTTTCTGCGCGCGTTCCGCGCTCGCCCCGACGATGAATCCTACGCAATACACGAGTGGCCAGCGCATTTGTGGCGCAATTGCTTACCAAAGAACTATAGACATATCGCTAGTGagtatttattgattaaaggaaaacacgcatagttcccgttcccgtgggattaccgggataaaacctatcctatttcccggggtaaaaagtagcctatgtcctttctcgtgtatcaaaatatctctatacctagtacctaccaaatttcatgcaaattggttcagtagctatggcgtgattgagtaacagacagacagagttactttcgcatttataatattatagtatgaaAATTAAGAAACAAAAATCACAACAACATTCTGTAACTTTTTGGGAGGAACAAGATGATTCGtaggtaataactaataagtaataactttatacaaaagtaggtaggtaggtaattaaaaaaaatcatttcctTGGTAAGTATATCGATTGGttctgggttcgattccctgTGGCCGTGATAGTAGGgacaaaaaaatacacaagGCTCATCTCTCAAGACTTccgtaaagaaaatcgatcagtgaaacggGTGTAGGTAAAtatggtatataatatttaacatacCTGTAACCTGCCTCATACCTATAATTCCCCAAATAAAAGAcatcattttcaattttgctTCATGATCCATTTGCTAATTACTAAAATTTAGGAAAGTGGGAAAGGTAGGTACAGGAATTAGAATTAACGACTTGCAGTCTTAGGTCAACGGTATTTTGAAGTCGCCAGGTTGCCAATTCACACTAATAGCTTTTTCACATTATGCTTTGTTCGAAAGGAAATTCATTTTTACTAATTCTCTATACTAACATTGGTGCAGCGTGCAGTTGATTACCCAACCAAGAAAGgtatatttatcatttatgtgGGTTGGACTAATGAATACCTACTCATGTTTACGatgaatttgtatttttattcacgACCTTTCAAGGAAGTTTCATTTTAGATACGTTGGTTGGCAATATGCCCAGAACGTCAGTTTATATCGCAACTTAATAGCCCATTAGGAACGAGTTTCAATGTTGCTTTTTACGTTTTAATTACCGGtggttattattatgttgtgGGATGCACATTGCACATGCGTAATTTTTGCGTTGCATGTGTACTCATTCAGTAATAATCGCCGCTAAATTGAATATAGCCTACATTGCAATTTGCAGCGCAGGATCAGTGGCATTACTGGAGAAATGGTAAAATCGAGAGTGACACGCCACACAACGCGAAGCATGTGGGTTTTGGGTGGCAAaagccatttttttttactttttgcaaAATAGAACCGAAAATTATTGACTTGCTCAGTGACCATAGACCAATAAACTCAAGTAAGACTTGAGTATATCGGGTCCATGTCTGTGACTATAAATTTATTCCAAATCAGtaatacattatttcaaagttctaccaaaataacaaattccAAAATAACTGAATTTTGCACCTTAATACAACCAATACTTAGATATGTATGTACAGAATAAACAAACTTTGTATGATTTATAGCAACTGTTTTCATTATTTCCAGAAAATATATCTGCCGAGTGGTTAAAATTgcgatttaaatatttagcaCTTTCGCCAGATGTTATACATCTCTTGGAAACTTTAAGGTACGACCTAAATgtcttttgatttttattatgttatgcAGAAATATTTACAAGAGCTTGCGCCATAACTCCCTTTTCTGAAGCTGGtcaaaatatttcttcatGATGTAACATTTATACATGATAGTCAATTTCttttcaaatgtttttaatgggagatctaaacatttaattagaGGAATTGACAATAATTTTTGGAGAGATTGTTCCAAGTTTACTCAAGTTCTAGAGCAAAATAAGGTCACTTAAGTACTACTTTAAGTGCATCATGTATTTCCGgctgtaattatataaattcttGGAAGAATTTCTGAATTTTGCATGGTCTTATGTGGTTTTTTCTATCATCACCATAAAATCATTGGCAtcattacatttaattatcaATTCTTCTTCATATCTCATGTATTTCACACGCCACATAATACTGTGTTTGTTGGGTATTTCTTATAATGAGTTCTGAAAATGTCATTTGAAGTCAACACCAATGTCTTGTGGGGGTACGACACTTTTTTGGCAGACAATTTTAATGCAGTAATTTAAGGCGAGTGTTATATCGACCTCTACAATGAATTGGGTTGACTTTGAGCGCATGTTGCTAATGAATTACTTGTTTTTCAACAGTTCAGTTGTTGCTCAACGAGTGACATACTCTGGGCGCCGCGTGCCCTACACTTAGGTTTGaattgtatttgtaaaatatatgagGAAGTACGTACACCAAGAAGGTAAAACCCATTGCCTCAGAAATTTTACTTAACTCTGGAGATATTTTGCGGTGTGTATTTATGTTGAATAAAATGGGTACCTAAATCTTTTGTTTGACAGCAATATCAAATGGagaattatattgaaatatctccattgttattattttatattataagaaatgcTATGTTGATGTATGCTTTTCAATCTAGAATCAAAGTCAATCTTCTCAAAACGGACaagtaaatattatgacaCAATTCATCAACATATCACTATTATCATATAAGTCTTTTGCATATAGTTTATACGTTAAATTATATGTGATAACTTGCATTTACTTTCTACGATTGCATGTTATATGAGAGTTGATCATTGAAAAGTATGTGCAAGCGTGTTGATTGTGTGCTGAGTTTCAGCATTGTGTTGAACGggtaataacaaaaaagtggTGAATGAATGGCACAGGGAGGATTATCTTCTCGGTCTTATCACGAATGGGCCATCGCGGGCTCAGTGGCAGAAGGTCGATAGGCTCGGCCTGCGCAAGTACTTCGACTGTGTGCTGGTCTCCGGGGACCTGCCCTGGGAGAAGCCCGACCAGAACATCTTTCTGGAGGCCTGCAAGCTGCTCAATGTCGAACCACGCTCCTGCATCATGGTTGGGGATAAACTCGAAACTGATATAAAGGTAAATAATTTTGCATTAATTGCAATCAATCGTTTGATATGAATTTGACATGAAAGAGTGATACAATTTACTTgaccaatattttattaaattttacgtctgtgaattattaaaatataattgcgaatttACATGTACCTATCTTGATGGGTTTTGATACATCTCTAAAATCCACTCCATCAATTTGTCAGCAAAATAGCATTCTGCTGTTGTCAAACAACAAAAGGTTATgacaatataaacaaattattgcAATTGCTCCTGTGTAAACATTTTAGAAGTAgagatataattatttaaagttaatatgTACACTGATaatgctaataataattacttggCCAAGTGAccctaattataaatttagttctaatttaattatgttcttCAATAATgcgacatattataatatagttttatttaatattccaGGGGGGTAAAGATGCAGACCTCCTAAGCACAGTATGGGTGCCGCTATACACCGACGACTCGGAATCGGACCTTCCTGATTTCACGATACAAAAGGTCACAGAGTTACCTGAAGTCTTGCCAAATTCGCCGAAATTCAAACGCTCAGTTCAAAGAACTACAtgctaaatttttatatatacttaaaaacgTCGGTTTCACAACTTCATATGTTCTGTTCAGCttgtcttttaaaatgataatgtaTGAGAATTAACTTCAAAACAGGCTATCGGGTACATTATTAGCAAGTGGTGACACCAATCCTTTATATTCTATCAATCTATAAGATAGAAGTATCTGAAACATgataatctttaaaatttacttattagTCAATTACATACTGTGgttagtgttatttatttgaaacattaCTTAATTTGCACCTTAGAAATATTTGATTGGCCAGAAAAccttacttataatatttcatttggaTTTTTGTGCCAATGAAATGTTTGAACtcgtaaattaatttatctctATTCAATCTTGCGtagataatacataatatgtatgtctccttaatatcttaataaaaaaattaacaaaaatattttacatgcaATTTACACATGTAAAGAAAAAACACATTGTGAGTATGTGAGTGAAACTTAAatgtaagatattttttcatttcttttaataaGACAGTTTGGGGTATTATCATAGCTcgaataaatgtaaataatcacAGCAAATAGATACTATGTACTATGGAGTATTTACAGTCTTGCGAAAAGCAAGAGCAGCAGCAAGGCgaataacaaacacacataatatgtaaaaaatgcaCTCGCTATTCGCCTTTAGATTCGCGCAAAGCGGTTGTTCGTATGTTATCAAAGGGCATTCTTATGTAATGAATGGTTCCACGAGTTAAAAGAAGAATGACGAACACGAATGTGTAAATGCACCATTATAATggtgatattatttaaagtattaGACTTGCATATGATATGTCTAAATGGAGCTTATACACATTTCCATTCCCTATGATCCTATATtgtatactagctgttcctcgcggtttcacccgcattgctccgctcctgttagtcttaaagagatgatatatagccttatagccttcgataaatgggctatctaacaccgaaagaattttacaaatcggaccagtagttcccgagattagcgcgttcaaacaaacaaacaaaatcttcagctttataatattagcatagatGTATAACATAATCAGATTGATATATGTGTTTGTCCTGCAAAAGTATATTGTGTTATAGATTTTATACCATCTAATTGACATTGATGTAAAACTGGtgttatttcaaatataaagaaacaatttggaaatataaaaaatatataatgaagTAAATAACCTGTGAAATATGTATTCACAGTGTATAAGTATAgcttcaaaatataaactactaAAAATTGAGCATCAGCTCATTCCTTTAAACACTGCTTAACTAAGGtaagaaaatatagtaaaGTAGTATTAAGTAGAAAAATGTGTAAATGATGTTAGTCATATATTTCTTAACCAGTTACCAAATAGTTCCTTCTGTAAATACGAAATAGTTGCTATCCCATGTGCATAATCAGTATTCAAAGTACAAAGGATACAGTACAAATtgtgattaaaaatacatcatTTCTTAAAGAAACTCCTTACTTAATTTgctttttatatatgtaattgCCTTTTGACTACTTAGAACTTTCACCTATAATTGTTAGCTGTAAAGAGGCTTGTATTCTTACAATAATGCCTCGCACTATTTTTAATTCGTAATTATCTAGATCTATATCTAGAACATATGTCACAAATTTAATCTCTTGTACTTAGTCACAACATCTACTATTATCATTATTTGTAATTGACTCTTCCACCATATGGGCTTCATCAGCATTTTATtgtgcatattataatttaaataataagtataaattaCTAAGACATTATGTATTGAGTCCATTGGAAATAAGGTGTAAGGGTCAAAAGTACCTGAAATTTTCTCATTGGCAAGGCACAaattatagtaggtatgtacttattGTGAATTTTTAgtggtacataataatatgtattttaacatatttggGTAGACATGTGAATATGAATTCTCAAATTAATGccacatttaaatattgtaaagaaGCCTTGTTACgtgaatttgtaaaattaatttgccAAATAGTTGAAATgtctactattattatattatattgagaaTTCAAACGTGTTACTATTGAAAACagatataaaattgtgtgtaaGAATGTTGTATAGACTGTAATTGtgatattatcattataatttaatctcTTCTGTGCTAAAgatacaaataggaaatatattattttcgtaCTTCTATGACCTAACCAGATGCTTGTAAATGGTGAatgttgtgtattttctatatttttttataattagaatAGAAGagattaatgttaatttaaaattttatagaaatactacacgtaagtaaattaataagatTAACTTCTCAATGATGAGAATCTTTTAATTTTGAGTTTTGTTATGTAATGACTAATGATAGATTGTGTCCAGAGTAATGGATAAAGTTTCAGATAATTTCACATGTCCCTTTCTTTTACAGTATGGATTCCATAATAATGTAAACTATTGGTCGGGTATACTGTGATTAAGGTAGGTCTTTCTTTGGGTACTGTTATGGatctattacattttattttttctatatttgtgttttatttcaaattctaaatacctatttacaaaaaaatttcaCTTTTATCTTTATAGTATTTCAAGGAgtaaaatgatataataaaaatattgagatATTAACTACATTTATTAGATAAACTAATTTGAAATAACTAGTACTATTTACaaggaacataatataaattaagcgGTTCTTAACATCTTTGCTTCTCTCTTCTCTTGCAACACTTTCTTTTGTTCTTCTACTATAGCTTTcctttcatttaaaaattcacCATACTCCTAAAAGGGAATGTATCATAaaacataagaaaaataatttacaaagtcctattaattaatatttatattatgcctTTCTCTTAGGTTTccttgatttaaataaataaatatttcaggacattaCACATGGCACAATCTGATCTCATACTAAGCTTTTGcttgttatggaaaccagatggctgataaatatacatatataattttaaatgtatacctatatagataattaactcCCAGACACAGCAAACATCTTTTCATCAAACAATTATTTGCCCTGGGTAGGAATCAAACCCACTCTAATATCAAcacatttttatctaaatttcaatttttcatttcaatcaGAAAACAAGCTTAGTtggatatttaataattaaaaaaaataaacaatacactatatgaaaataattttcaaaaactaACAATAATTTCAGACAAGGTCTTAAAATCATAGTTTAgtccaaaaaaaatatatgtgttcatgtaatttaaaaattggttTAAACTATGCTAACTCACCTTTGGATCTAATGATCGCACAACTTCAATCCCACATGTTCTGGCTTGTGAAAGCAACATATTACAGATTTCCTGCAGTGGTCTCCATTCAAGAGGAGGGTCTTGCgattttattttagctatCTCATATAtgtgtttgattgtaattttaCCACACATTTCCTTCactaaaataacacaaatttataaagtaaagtacacatttaaatttgaaGGCACAGACAAACCCATTGATACAATATTACTTACCTGGTTCCATAGCACCACGCTTGACCCCAGCTGCTTgttttaagaaataagaagATGGTGGTTGATGTATGATCAGTTGGTAAGATCGATCGGGGTTTACTTTAACGCGAACTGGTAATGGGATTCCTTGTTTAATGTTTGCTGTCTTTTCGTTAAAGTCCTTGCAAAATGCTGCAATGTTAATATTCCgctaaaatatcaaatataccattagtataattaataatgtatgtcatcaaaatatattttcaaaccATATACCTGGCCTAACATCGGTCCTAAGGGGGGCCCAGCTGAAGCCATTCCTGCAGGTATATTGGTGCGCAATTTGGATGAGTGATCGATTTTATCCGCAACCTTCTTCATTGATTTTAAACGAGCTACAGACTTAGACAtcttattgtattatttaaaacaaataataataaatcaaaacagtttattaattttataacctCAATTCACAGATGATATTGACGTTGACAGttgaattttgattttgacataaaatattattaagtaaccGCGGGGCTCTGAGCAATTAACTATAGCATTCCTTATTCATTGAC
The Colias croceus chromosome 18, ilColCroc2.1 genome window above contains:
- the LOC123699995 gene encoding N-acylneuraminate-9-phosphatase, producing the protein MDGVYEDNYVSTIFFDLDNTLIQTREGDAKACKKLVEILHQEYGVPHDVASESAAMFLRAFRARPDDESYAIHEWPAHLWRNCLPKNYRHIAKNISAEWLKLRFKYLALSPDVIHLLETLREDYLLGLITNGPSRAQWQKVDRLGLRKYFDCVLVSGDLPWEKPDQNIFLEACKLLNVEPRSCIMVGDKLETDIKGGKDADLLSTVWVPLYTDDSESDLPDFTIQKVTELPEVLPNSPKFKRSVQRTTC
- the LOC123699996 gene encoding 39S ribosomal protein L11, mitochondrial; translated protein: MSKSVARLKSMKKVADKIDHSSKLRTNIPAGMASAGPPLGPMLGQRNINIAAFCKDFNEKTANIKQGIPLPVRVKVNPDRSYQLIIHQPPSSYFLKQAAGVKRGAMEPVKEMCGKITIKHIYEIAKIKSQDPPLEWRPLQEICNMLLSQARTCGIEVVRSLDPKEYGEFLNERKAIVEEQKKVLQEKREAKMLRTA